One genomic segment of Strix aluco isolate bStrAlu1 chromosome 7, bStrAlu1.hap1, whole genome shotgun sequence includes these proteins:
- the WNT8B gene encoding protein Wnt-8b, with amino-acid sequence MDPYLGIFFLTPFFQSCCAWSVNNFLMTGPKAYLIYSSSVAAGAQSGIEECKFQFAWDRWNCPERALQLSSHGGLRSANRETAFVHAISSAGVMYTLTRNCSLGDFDNCGCDDSRNGQLGGQGWLWGGCSDNVGFGEAISKQFVDALETGQDARAAMNLHNNEAGRKAVKGTMKRTCKCHGVSGSCTTQTCWLQLPEFREVGTYLKERYHKALKVDLLQGAGNSAASRGAIAETFSSISKKELVHLEDSPDYCLENKTLGLLGTEGRECLKRGKALSKWEKRSCRRLCGDCGLAVEERRAEMVSSCNCKFHWCCAVRCEQCRKRVTKYFCVRKEKRERSGGGGATRKLKRKL; translated from the exons ATGGACCCTTATCTGGGCATCTTCTTCCTCACTCCCTTCTTCCAATCCTGCTGTGCCTG GTCAGTGAATAATTTCCTGATGACGGGCCCCAAG GCCTATCTCATCTACTCCAGCAGTGTGGCAGCCGGGGCGCAGAGCGGCATCGAGGAGTGCAAGTTCCAGTTTGCCTGGGACCGCTGGAACTGCCCCGAGAGGGcgctgcagctctccagccatggTGGGCTGCGCAGCG CAAACCGAGAAACCGCTTTTGTCCATGCCATCAGCTCTGCGGGCGTCATGTACACACTGACCCGGAACTGCAGCCTGGGGGATTTTGACAACTGTGGCTGTGACGACTCCCGCAACGGACAGCTGG GGGGGCAAGGATGGCTGTGGGGAGGCTGCAGCGATAATGTGGGCTTTGGGGAAGCCATTTCCAAGCAGTTTGTGGATGCCCTGGAGACTGGACAAGATGCCAGAGCTGCTATGAACCTGCACAACAACGAGGCGGGTAGAAAG GCTGTGAAAGGGACCATGAAGCGGACTTGCAAATGCCACGGCGTTTCAGGGAGCTGCACCACCCAgacctgctggctgcagctccctgAGTTTCGGGAGGTGGGCACTTACCTCAAGGAGAGGTACCACAAAGCTCTGAAGGTGGACTTgctgcagggggcagggaacagTGCTGCCAGCCGGGGCGCCATCGCCGAGACCTTCAGCTCCATCTCCAAGAAGGAGCTGGTCCATTTAGAAGACTCTCCTGACTACTGCCTGGAGAACAAGACACTGgggctgctgggcacagagggCAGGGAGTGCCTGAAGAGGGGCAAGGCACTCAGCAAGTGGGAGAAGCGGAGCTGCCGGCGGCTGTGTGGGGACTGTGGGCTGGCAGTGGAGGAGAGGCGAGCTGAGATGGTGTCCAGCTGCAACTGCAAGTTCCACTGGTGCTGTGCCGTGCGGTGCGAGCAGTGCCGCAAAAGGGTCACCAAGTACTTCTGTGTCCGCAAGGAGAAGCGGGAGCGGAGTGGGGGTGGTGGGGCCACCCGCAAGCTCAAGAGAAAGCTCTAA